In Gemmata obscuriglobus, a single genomic region encodes these proteins:
- a CDS encoding DUF4240 domain-containing protein: MDWKSFWKVIEDAYRPDAIDHFEALKERLGDLKWFEVIEFQVKFDEAISSANLIDLWGAAHLINGGCSDDGFRDFRVWLVGRGRHAYEHALKNPDSLADILDGDPVDGFGLDASALRVYEEKTGMSDFYARLDRAEENAPPPPPEGTDWDFDDPDEMRKRFPKLCHLYLVPPEGPNEEGTS; encoded by the coding sequence ATGGACTGGAAATCGTTCTGGAAGGTAATCGAAGACGCCTACCGGCCGGACGCGATCGACCACTTCGAGGCCCTCAAGGAGCGGCTCGGCGATCTTAAGTGGTTCGAAGTGATCGAGTTCCAGGTCAAGTTCGACGAGGCCATCAGTTCCGCGAACCTCATCGACCTGTGGGGCGCCGCACACCTCATCAACGGCGGCTGCTCGGACGACGGGTTCCGGGACTTCCGGGTGTGGCTGGTGGGCCGCGGGCGGCACGCCTACGAACACGCGCTGAAGAACCCGGACTCGCTCGCCGACATCCTCGACGGCGACCCGGTGGACGGGTTCGGGCTGGATGCCTCCGCGCTACGGGTGTACGAAGAGAAGACTGGGATGAGCGACTTCTACGCGCGACTCGACCGCGCCGAGGAGAACGCCCCGCCGCCACCGCCCGAGGGTACCGACTGGGACTTCGATGACCCCGACGAGATGCGCAAGCGGTTCCCGAAGCTGTGCCATCTGTACCTTGTACCGCCCGAGGGGCCGAACGAAGAGGGAACGTCGTAA
- a CDS encoding methyl-accepting chemotaxis protein, which translates to MGLLSRLFKAASGATGDVTSPPSHTGHRLPIEVPVQILDAIKFNVMYCDTQFVIRYANPATIQTLKRLQQYLPIPAESLVGSSIDVFHKRPAHQRGVLASASTIPPVTNIRVGPETLELRVQPVFSVTGARLGTLVTWDVITRQLELEATNTDSRGQIESIKRSFAVIEFEMNGNVRTANDVFLKAMGYTLAEIKGRHHSMFVDQAYAASAEYREFWAKLNRGESVIRELKRVDKAGQEVWLQASYNPIMGADGKPYKVVKFATDLTEQKRKAGAILSAVNRMASGDFAQTVPSLGDDLLAQVGTALNEAIGAVRSALESVREVSEQLADAAAQLSSASEEISTGAQQQASSLEETASTLHEITATVRQSADSAQQARQLANGSREVAERGGSVVSGAVEAMGEINASSKKIAEIITTIDEIAFQTNLLALNAAVEAARAGEQGRGFAVVAAEVRNLAQRSATAAKEIKGLIGDSVKKVDAGTDLVNRSGATLAEIVSSVKRVTEIVAEIASASKDQASGIEQVNKAVGQMDTVTQRNASQTEEMSATAQTLTDQAAQLRELVARFKLGAVNRPSARKASPKARSYG; encoded by the coding sequence ATGGGACTCTTGAGCCGTTTGTTCAAGGCCGCATCGGGAGCGACAGGCGACGTCACCAGCCCCCCTTCGCACACCGGGCACCGGTTGCCCATCGAAGTGCCGGTCCAGATCCTCGACGCGATTAAATTCAACGTCATGTACTGCGACACGCAGTTCGTGATCCGGTACGCCAACCCGGCGACCATACAAACGCTCAAGCGACTTCAGCAATATTTGCCGATCCCCGCGGAATCGCTTGTGGGCAGTTCGATCGATGTGTTCCACAAGCGCCCGGCGCACCAGCGAGGGGTGCTGGCGAGCGCGAGCACGATCCCCCCGGTGACGAACATCCGTGTTGGGCCGGAAACGCTCGAGTTGCGCGTTCAACCGGTGTTCTCCGTTACGGGCGCTCGGCTCGGGACGCTCGTCACCTGGGACGTGATCACCCGGCAACTGGAACTGGAAGCCACCAACACGGACTCCCGTGGGCAGATCGAGTCGATTAAACGGTCCTTTGCCGTGATCGAATTTGAAATGAACGGCAACGTCCGGACCGCCAACGATGTCTTTCTCAAAGCGATGGGGTACACGCTGGCCGAGATCAAAGGGCGGCACCACAGCATGTTTGTGGACCAAGCGTACGCGGCCAGCGCCGAGTATCGGGAGTTTTGGGCCAAGCTGAACCGGGGCGAATCGGTGATCCGGGAGCTCAAACGGGTGGACAAGGCCGGGCAAGAGGTCTGGCTCCAGGCCTCGTACAACCCCATCATGGGGGCCGACGGCAAGCCCTACAAGGTGGTGAAATTCGCCACCGACCTGACCGAGCAGAAGCGCAAAGCCGGAGCGATCCTCAGCGCGGTCAACCGTATGGCCAGCGGCGACTTCGCTCAGACCGTCCCGTCGCTCGGGGATGACCTGTTGGCCCAAGTCGGCACCGCGCTCAACGAGGCGATCGGTGCGGTCCGCTCTGCCCTGGAGAGCGTGCGGGAGGTGTCCGAACAGTTGGCCGATGCGGCCGCACAACTGTCGAGCGCCAGCGAAGAGATCTCCACGGGCGCGCAGCAGCAGGCGAGCAGCCTGGAGGAGACAGCGAGCACGCTGCACGAGATCACGGCCACGGTGCGGCAGAGCGCCGACAGCGCGCAGCAAGCCCGGCAGTTGGCTAACGGGTCCCGCGAGGTAGCCGAGAGGGGCGGCTCGGTCGTGAGCGGGGCGGTGGAAGCGATGGGCGAGATCAACGCGTCCAGCAAGAAGATCGCGGAGATCATCACGACCATCGACGAGATCGCGTTCCAGACCAACCTCCTCGCCCTCAACGCCGCCGTCGAGGCCGCTCGCGCCGGCGAGCAGGGGCGCGGGTTCGCCGTGGTCGCGGCCGAGGTCCGCAACCTGGCCCAGCGGTCCGCCACCGCCGCCAAGGAGATCAAGGGGTTGATCGGCGACAGCGTTAAAAAGGTGGACGCCGGTACCGACCTGGTGAACCGGTCCGGCGCGACCCTGGCGGAGATCGTGTCCAGCGTCAAGCGGGTCACCGAGATCGTGGCCGAGATCGCCTCGGCCAGCAAGGACCAGGCGTCGGGGATCGAACAAGTGAACAAGGCGGTGGGCCAGATGGACACCGTCACCCAGCGGAACGCCTCCCAGACCGAGGAGATGAGCGCCACCGCCCAAACACTCACGGATCAGGCCGCACAGCTCCGCGAACTCGTGGCCCGGTTCAAACTCGGGGCCGTGAACCGGCCGTCGGCACGCAAAGCGTCGCCGAAGGCCAGAAGCTACGGCTAG
- a CDS encoding TatD family hydrolase, whose protein sequence is MKYIDPHIHMISRTTDDYQRMAYAQCAAISEPAFWAGFDRGSAQGFHDYFRHLTEFEPKRAAQFGIKHYSWLCINAKEAENVSLSREVIAMIPEFLSRPGVLGIGEIGLNKNTRNEAIIFQEHLDLAAKTNELVLIHTPHLEDKYKGTRMIVDMLKGDSRVKPERVCVDHVEEHTVKLALDNGFWCGMTLYPVSKCTPARAADIIEMVGTERIMANSAGDWGRSDPLAVPELIQEMKRRGHSEADIRKVVYENPLTFWRQANNWTEWPPEPSTNGVALAKAKAGY, encoded by the coding sequence GTGAAATACATCGACCCGCACATCCACATGATTTCGCGGACCACCGACGACTACCAGCGGATGGCCTACGCGCAGTGCGCCGCGATCTCCGAGCCCGCGTTCTGGGCCGGGTTCGATCGTGGCTCCGCACAGGGGTTCCACGACTACTTCCGGCACCTCACCGAGTTCGAGCCGAAACGCGCCGCCCAGTTCGGCATCAAGCACTACTCGTGGCTGTGCATCAACGCCAAGGAGGCCGAGAACGTCTCGCTGTCCCGCGAGGTGATTGCCATGATCCCCGAGTTCCTGTCGCGCCCCGGCGTGCTCGGGATCGGCGAGATCGGGCTCAACAAGAACACCCGCAACGAGGCGATCATCTTCCAGGAGCACCTCGACCTGGCCGCGAAGACCAACGAACTGGTCCTGATCCACACCCCGCACCTTGAGGACAAGTACAAGGGGACGCGGATGATCGTGGACATGCTCAAGGGCGACTCGCGGGTGAAGCCCGAGCGGGTGTGCGTCGATCACGTCGAGGAGCACACGGTTAAGTTGGCTCTCGACAACGGGTTCTGGTGCGGGATGACGCTGTACCCGGTCTCGAAGTGTACCCCCGCCCGCGCGGCCGACATCATCGAGATGGTGGGCACCGAGCGGATCATGGCGAACTCGGCCGGCGACTGGGGGCGGTCCGACCCGCTCGCGGTGCCCGAACTGATCCAGGAGATGAAGCGCCGCGGTCACTCCGAGGCCGACATCCGGAAGGTGGTGTACGAGAACCCGCTCACCTTCTGGCGCCAGGCGAACAACTGGACGGAGTGGCCACCGGAGCCCAGCACGAACGGCGTCGCACTCGCCAAAGCCAAGGCCGGCTACTAA
- a CDS encoding sulfatase-like hydrolase/transferase → MNKPLLIAVLLTLLAGRAGAADAPHVVVFLADDLGWGDCSPYGGKDVPTPNMVRLAADGVTLTHAFVASPSCTPSRAARLTGLDPMRNGAMLNHARPAEELFDLNADPWELKNLAADPKHAGRLKTLRTDLDAWMKAQGDEGRKTERALPNPQPMKKK, encoded by the coding sequence ATGAACAAGCCGCTCCTGATAGCCGTTCTCCTCACACTCTTGGCAGGCCGAGCGGGGGCTGCGGACGCGCCGCACGTCGTTGTCTTTCTTGCCGACGACCTCGGATGGGGCGATTGCTCACCGTATGGCGGTAAGGACGTGCCGACGCCGAACATGGTCCGGCTCGCGGCCGACGGGGTGACGCTCACGCACGCGTTCGTCGCGTCGCCGAGCTGCACCCCGAGTCGGGCGGCGCGGCTCACCGGCCTCGACCCGATGCGCAACGGCGCCATGCTCAACCACGCCCGGCCTGCCGAAGAGCTGTTCGACCTGAACGCCGACCCGTGGGAGCTGAAGAACCTGGCCGCCGATCCGAAGCACGCCGGCCGGCTGAAAACACTTCGCACTGATCTCGACGCGTGGATGAAGGCCCAGGGCGACGAGGGGAGGAAAACCGAACGCGCACTGCCCAACCCGCAACCCATGAAGAAGAAGTAG
- a CDS encoding PAS domain S-box protein encodes MITQDPISILLVDHRPENLTAREADLGDLGQHLVRAGSAAEALERVLQTDFAVILIEVELAGVSGFEVAKGLRARDRSRHTPIIFISAGASGALPVEEAYALGAVDYLVEPIAPVVLRAKVSVFVELARRTREARAADRLRLWQTALASIGDGVVTTDAAGRVTFLNPVAEGLTGWAAADARGRPLTEVFRIVNETTRKAVENPALRALQTGTIVGLANHTVLIARDGSERPIDDSASPIRDETGAVAGAVLVFRDITERKKAEIAQARLAAIVESSDDAIIGKDLDGTIRSWNRGAERAFGYTAAEAVGRSITLLVPPERLGEERDILDRLGRGERVEQFETVRVRKDGRRVDVALTVSPIRDAEGHITGASKVARDVTAAKRAERTRAAALQAGEVGTYHWDVAADRITGDRNFAAIFGVLTDDRPAAPVGDFLTVIHPDDRDRVGAEIRRTLDTGAPFRSEYRVTGPAGERWLVARGTVERAADGGAVSWAGVVIDITDRKRAENDLAASRARLDYAVRASGIGFWYCDLPFDVLQWDERVKAHFWLPPDARVTIDTFYDRIHPDDREPTRAAIERSIADRAGYDVHYRTVDPGTGAEKWVRAIGGTYYDEAGAPKRFDGVTLDVTDQRRAEAAVRESSDRFAIVARATNDAVWDWDMRTNGVWWNEGVTTLFGHARHDVGGDAAWWYEHIHPDDRERVVTGVHAVIDRGGASWSDEYRFRKADGGYATVLDRGHAIHEGGKTVRLVGAMQDVTERRRAEEQLRDSEQRFRSLFESMDEGYCVVEPVLDPAGAAVDYRYLLVNPALEAHTGLKDIVGRTAREIMPTHERHWIEGYARVAETGRPFRRTDRVADLGRWFDVSAFRVGPPGSRQVGVLFTDISDRKRAEAMLREKDERLQLLVDRARDYAVLVTDRDGRVIEWAGGAEGITGFAPADVLGRPADVIFTPADRAAGVPAREMELAAREGRAEDKRWHVRKDGSEFFADGVMVPLRDEDGALHGFGKVFRDATPRKRTEEGVQFLADASASLAELVDYQSTLQRIANLAVGGFADWCVVDLVDEDGRRERLAVTAAEPADVSAARAADTPADPAGAAEVVPHVLRTGEPEVVTDLAEADPATAPQGPERLEKLRALGVRSYMCVPLRSRGRVIGGMTFLSSSPRRRFGPDELRVAQNLAERVTVAIENAQLYRTLQEQDRRKDEFLATLAHELRNPLAPVRNGVQILRLSGVGEAAGRTLNMMDRQLGHLTHLVDDLMDVARVSSGKVVLRNDRVSLKAVVDAAVETSRQAVEAAGHEFVLRVAAEPLLLSADHTRLVQVLANLLNNAAKYTPQGGRIVLSAQRDGGDAVVTVSDTGVGIPADMLPKVFELFAQVGTSIERSQGGLGIGLTLVKRLVEMHGGTVRAESPGPGRGSTFTVRLPLAAAPADAPALLRAPGGGAANRLDILVVDDNRDAAESMALLLEMRGHRVKAAHDGPEALKLLATYRPQLILLDLGLPGMSGYEVARRIRESAALRGVTLAALTGWGQEEDRRRTKEAGFDHHLTKPADPAELERIVTGVQAGGR; translated from the coding sequence GTGATCACTCAAGACCCCATCAGCATTCTGCTCGTCGACCACAGGCCGGAGAACCTAACCGCCCGAGAAGCCGACCTCGGCGACCTCGGCCAGCACCTCGTCCGCGCCGGCTCCGCCGCGGAGGCACTCGAGCGGGTGCTCCAGACCGACTTCGCCGTCATCCTCATTGAAGTGGAACTGGCCGGGGTGTCGGGGTTCGAGGTGGCGAAGGGCCTCCGCGCCCGCGACCGCAGCCGGCACACCCCGATCATTTTCATCAGCGCCGGCGCGAGCGGCGCGCTCCCGGTGGAAGAGGCTTACGCGCTCGGGGCGGTGGACTACCTCGTCGAGCCGATCGCTCCGGTGGTTCTGCGGGCCAAGGTGTCGGTGTTCGTCGAACTGGCCCGGCGCACCCGCGAGGCCCGCGCGGCGGATCGGCTCCGGCTCTGGCAGACGGCGCTGGCCAGCATCGGGGACGGGGTCGTCACCACCGACGCGGCCGGGCGCGTCACCTTCCTCAACCCGGTAGCGGAGGGCCTCACCGGCTGGGCGGCCGCCGACGCCCGCGGGCGGCCGCTCACCGAGGTGTTCCGCATCGTCAACGAGACGACCCGAAAGGCGGTCGAGAACCCGGCCCTGCGCGCCCTCCAGACCGGGACCATCGTCGGGCTGGCGAACCACACCGTCCTCATCGCCCGGGACGGCTCCGAGCGCCCGATCGACGATTCGGCGTCGCCGATCCGCGACGAGACCGGGGCGGTCGCCGGCGCGGTCCTGGTGTTCCGCGACATCACCGAGCGGAAGAAGGCCGAGATCGCCCAGGCCCGCCTCGCGGCCATCGTCGAGTCGTCCGACGACGCGATCATCGGCAAGGACCTGGACGGCACGATACGGTCGTGGAACCGCGGGGCCGAGCGGGCGTTCGGGTACACCGCCGCCGAGGCCGTCGGGAGGTCCATCACCCTCCTCGTCCCGCCGGAGCGGCTCGGCGAGGAGCGGGACATCCTGGACCGGCTGGGTCGGGGCGAGCGGGTCGAGCAGTTCGAGACGGTTCGGGTGCGGAAGGACGGCCGGCGGGTGGACGTGGCACTGACCGTGTCGCCGATCCGCGACGCCGAGGGGCACATCACCGGGGCCTCCAAGGTCGCGCGCGACGTGACCGCCGCCAAGCGGGCCGAGCGGACGCGGGCGGCCGCCCTTCAGGCGGGCGAGGTCGGCACCTACCACTGGGATGTCGCGGCCGATCGGATCACCGGGGACCGCAACTTCGCAGCCATTTTCGGGGTCCTCACCGATGACCGGCCCGCGGCCCCGGTGGGCGACTTCCTGACCGTCATCCACCCCGACGACCGGGACCGGGTCGGGGCCGAGATCCGCCGCACGCTCGACACCGGCGCGCCGTTCCGCAGCGAGTACCGGGTGACCGGCCCGGCCGGGGAGCGGTGGCTGGTGGCCCGCGGGACCGTGGAACGGGCCGCGGACGGCGGGGCCGTCAGTTGGGCCGGGGTGGTGATCGACATCACCGACCGGAAGCGGGCCGAGAACGACCTGGCCGCGAGCCGCGCGCGGCTCGACTACGCGGTCCGCGCGTCCGGGATCGGGTTCTGGTACTGCGACCTGCCGTTCGACGTGCTCCAGTGGGACGAGCGGGTGAAGGCGCACTTCTGGCTGCCGCCCGACGCCCGCGTCACCATCGACACGTTCTACGACCGCATCCACCCCGACGACCGCGAGCCGACCCGGGCCGCCATCGAGCGGAGCATCGCCGACCGCGCCGGGTACGACGTTCACTACCGCACGGTCGACCCGGGCACGGGCGCCGAGAAGTGGGTCCGGGCGATCGGGGGGACGTACTACGACGAGGCCGGCGCGCCGAAGCGGTTCGACGGGGTGACCCTGGACGTGACCGACCAGCGGCGGGCCGAGGCCGCGGTCCGGGAGAGCAGCGACCGGTTCGCCATCGTCGCCCGCGCGACCAACGACGCGGTCTGGGACTGGGACATGCGGACCAACGGGGTGTGGTGGAACGAGGGCGTCACCACCCTGTTCGGCCACGCGCGTCACGACGTGGGCGGGGACGCCGCCTGGTGGTACGAGCACATCCACCCGGACGACCGGGAGCGGGTGGTCACCGGCGTCCACGCGGTCATCGACCGCGGCGGGGCGAGCTGGTCCGACGAGTACCGGTTCCGGAAAGCGGACGGCGGCTACGCCACCGTACTCGACCGCGGGCACGCGATCCACGAGGGCGGGAAGACCGTCCGCCTGGTCGGGGCGATGCAGGACGTGACCGAGCGGCGCCGGGCGGAGGAGCAGTTGCGGGACAGCGAGCAGCGGTTCCGGTCCCTGTTCGAGTCGATGGACGAGGGGTACTGCGTGGTCGAGCCGGTGCTCGACCCGGCCGGGGCGGCGGTCGATTACCGCTACCTCCTGGTCAACCCGGCGCTCGAGGCCCACACCGGGCTCAAGGACATCGTCGGCAGGACGGCCCGCGAGATCATGCCGACCCACGAGCGGCACTGGATCGAAGGGTACGCCCGGGTGGCGGAAACCGGCCGGCCGTTCCGGCGCACCGACCGGGTGGCCGACCTCGGGCGGTGGTTCGACGTGTCCGCGTTCCGGGTCGGCCCCCCCGGGAGCCGCCAGGTGGGGGTGCTGTTCACCGACATCTCGGACCGCAAGCGGGCCGAGGCCATGTTGCGCGAGAAGGACGAGCGGCTCCAGCTCCTGGTCGACCGCGCGCGGGACTACGCGGTGCTCGTAACCGACCGGGACGGGCGGGTGATCGAGTGGGCCGGGGGGGCCGAGGGCATCACCGGGTTCGCCCCCGCCGACGTCCTCGGACGACCGGCGGACGTCATCTTTACTCCTGCGGACCGCGCGGCCGGGGTGCCCGCCCGGGAGATGGAGTTGGCCGCCCGCGAGGGGCGGGCCGAGGACAAGCGGTGGCACGTGCGAAAGGACGGGAGCGAGTTCTTCGCCGACGGGGTGATGGTGCCGCTCCGGGACGAAGACGGGGCGCTGCACGGGTTCGGCAAGGTGTTCCGGGACGCGACCCCGCGCAAGCGGACCGAGGAAGGGGTCCAGTTCCTGGCCGACGCCAGCGCGAGTCTGGCCGAACTGGTGGACTACCAGAGCACCCTCCAGCGGATCGCCAACCTGGCGGTCGGCGGGTTCGCCGACTGGTGCGTGGTGGACCTGGTCGACGAGGACGGGCGGCGGGAGCGGCTGGCGGTCACCGCGGCCGAGCCGGCGGACGTGTCGGCGGCCCGGGCGGCCGACACGCCCGCCGACCCGGCGGGCGCAGCGGAGGTGGTGCCGCACGTGCTGCGGACGGGCGAGCCGGAGGTCGTCACCGACCTGGCCGAGGCGGACCCGGCCACCGCCCCGCAGGGGCCGGAGCGGCTCGAGAAGCTGCGGGCGCTGGGCGTCCGGTCGTACATGTGTGTCCCGCTCCGCTCCCGCGGCCGGGTCATCGGCGGGATGACGTTCCTCAGCTCGTCCCCCCGCCGCCGGTTCGGTCCCGACGAACTGCGGGTCGCGCAGAACCTGGCCGAGCGGGTGACGGTGGCGATCGAGAACGCCCAGCTCTACCGCACGCTCCAAGAGCAGGACCGGCGGAAGGACGAGTTCCTCGCCACCCTGGCGCACGAACTCCGCAACCCGCTCGCGCCGGTGCGCAACGGGGTGCAGATCCTGCGGCTCAGCGGCGTCGGGGAGGCCGCGGGCCGCACCCTGAACATGATGGACCGCCAGCTCGGGCACCTCACGCACCTGGTCGACGACCTGATGGACGTGGCCCGGGTGTCGAGCGGCAAGGTGGTGCTGCGGAACGACCGGGTCTCCCTGAAAGCGGTGGTGGACGCGGCGGTGGAGACGAGCCGCCAGGCGGTGGAAGCGGCCGGGCACGAGTTCGTGCTGCGGGTGGCGGCCGAGCCGCTGCTGCTCAGCGCCGACCACACCCGGCTGGTGCAGGTGCTGGCGAACCTGTTGAACAACGCCGCCAAGTACACGCCCCAGGGCGGGCGGATCGTGCTGTCCGCACAGCGCGACGGGGGCGACGCGGTGGTCACCGTCTCGGACACCGGGGTGGGCATCCCGGCCGACATGCTGCCCAAGGTGTTCGAGCTGTTCGCCCAGGTGGGCACGTCGATCGAGCGGAGCCAGGGCGGGCTGGGGATCGGGCTGACGCTGGTTAAGCGACTGGTGGAGATGCACGGCGGGACCGTGCGCGCGGAGAGCCCCGGGCCGGGGCGGGGCAGCACGTTCACCGTCCGCCTGCCGCTGGCCGCCGCGCCCGCGGACGCGCCGGCGCTCCTGCGGGCGCCGGGCGGCGGGGCCGCCAACCGGCTCGACATCCTGGTGGTGGACGACAACCGGGACGCGGCCGAGAGCATGGCCCTGCTGCTGGAGATGCGCGGGCACCGGGTGAAGGCCGCCCACGACGGCCCCGAGGCGCTGAAGCTGCTCGCCACGTACCGGCCGCAGCTCATCCTGCTCGACCTCGGGCTGCCGGGGATGAGCGGTTACGAGGTCGCCCGCCGCATCCGCGAGAGCGCGGCGCTGCGCGGAGTGACGCTGGCCGCGCTGACCGGATGGGGGCAGGAGGAGGACCGGCGGCGGACGAAAGAGGCCGGGTTCGACCACCACCTCACGAAACCGGCCGACCCGGCCGAACTGGAGCGCATCGTAACCGGCGTGCAGGCAGGCGGGAGATGA
- a CDS encoding ATP-grasp domain-containing protein: MRKPFAIYHEHPDWFRPLFAELTRREIPYVQLDPRAHVYDPSEKQSPYALVFNRMSPSAYLRGGVQGMFFTVAYMAHLERLGVPVVNGVNGFSIELSKARQLTLLESLGLGYPKARVINHASKAVDAADGLRFPVVVKANIGGSGAGIVKYLGRESLAESVAANQVDLGVDYTALVQEFVPARGGHITRVETLGGKFLYAIKVYTTGESFNLCPADICQRADGVELVRAACPIDAPKTGLKVEGYTPPPEVIAACEKIMQVAGIDVGGIEYMTDDRDGRIVYYDINALSNFVADAPNVVGFDPFAQLVDYLVKRAA; this comes from the coding sequence ATGCGCAAGCCGTTCGCGATCTACCACGAGCACCCCGACTGGTTCCGCCCGCTGTTCGCGGAACTCACGCGCCGCGAGATCCCTTACGTTCAGCTCGACCCGCGGGCGCACGTCTACGACCCGAGCGAAAAGCAGTCGCCATACGCCCTGGTGTTCAACCGGATGAGCCCGTCGGCGTACCTGCGCGGCGGGGTGCAGGGGATGTTCTTCACGGTCGCGTACATGGCGCACCTGGAACGTCTCGGCGTGCCGGTCGTGAACGGGGTGAACGGCTTCTCCATCGAGCTTTCCAAGGCCCGGCAACTCACGCTGCTCGAATCGCTCGGGCTGGGCTATCCGAAGGCGCGGGTCATCAACCACGCATCAAAGGCGGTGGACGCGGCGGACGGGTTGCGGTTCCCGGTGGTGGTGAAGGCGAACATCGGCGGCAGCGGCGCCGGGATCGTGAAGTACCTCGGCCGCGAATCGCTGGCCGAGTCCGTGGCCGCGAACCAGGTCGATTTGGGCGTGGATTACACCGCGCTGGTTCAGGAGTTCGTCCCGGCCCGCGGCGGGCACATCACGCGCGTCGAAACGCTCGGCGGGAAATTCCTCTACGCGATCAAGGTGTACACCACCGGCGAGTCGTTCAACCTGTGCCCCGCGGACATCTGCCAGCGCGCCGACGGGGTGGAACTGGTCCGCGCGGCGTGCCCGATCGACGCGCCCAAGACCGGCCTGAAGGTGGAGGGCTACACGCCGCCCCCGGAAGTGATTGCGGCTTGTGAGAAGATCATGCAGGTCGCCGGGATCGACGTGGGCGGCATCGAGTACATGACCGACGACCGCGACGGCCGGATCGTTTACTACGACATCAACGCGCTGTCCAACTTCGTCGCCGACGCGCCGAACGTGGTGGGGTTCGACCCCTTCGCGCAGCTGGTCGATTACCTCGTGAAGCGTGCGGCCTGA
- a CDS encoding LLM class flavin-dependent oxidoreductase: MRYGYWMPVFGGWLRNVDDENMSATWEYAKKLAQRSEQIGFDLSLVAELNLNDIKGEDAPSLDAWSTAAALTAVTSKLELMVAVRPTFHNPALLAKQAANIDHIGGGGRLSLNVVSSWWRDEANKYAVQFEQHDDRYARTAEWLDVLDGVWKRDHFSFEGKFYKVQDNVLQPKPLTKPRPVIYAGGESEAAKNLIAKTCDAYVMHGDPPEKIAERITDMRRRREGFGLPPMTYGVAGYSIVRNTDAEAKAELARITDVKQSAAGYHNYQQWLAGTQLEQRVSLEDYSVSNRGLRSGLIGTPQQVLDRVKAFEAVGVNLLLLQCSPQLEEMERFGEEVIRKSR; encoded by the coding sequence ATGCGCTACGGCTACTGGATGCCCGTTTTCGGCGGGTGGCTGCGGAACGTCGACGACGAGAACATGTCCGCGACCTGGGAGTACGCCAAAAAGTTGGCTCAGCGGTCCGAGCAGATCGGCTTCGATCTGTCGCTGGTCGCCGAACTGAACCTGAACGACATCAAGGGCGAGGACGCGCCTTCCCTGGACGCGTGGAGCACCGCGGCGGCGCTCACGGCGGTCACGTCGAAGCTGGAACTGATGGTCGCGGTGCGGCCCACGTTCCACAACCCGGCGCTGCTGGCGAAGCAGGCCGCCAACATCGACCACATCGGCGGCGGCGGGCGGCTGTCGCTCAACGTGGTGTCGAGCTGGTGGCGAGACGAGGCGAACAAGTACGCGGTGCAGTTCGAGCAGCACGACGACCGCTACGCCCGCACCGCGGAGTGGCTCGACGTGCTCGACGGCGTGTGGAAGCGGGACCACTTCAGCTTCGAGGGGAAGTTCTACAAGGTGCAGGACAACGTCCTTCAGCCGAAGCCGCTCACGAAACCGCGGCCCGTCATCTACGCGGGCGGCGAATCGGAGGCCGCGAAGAACCTGATCGCGAAGACGTGCGACGCCTACGTGATGCACGGCGACCCGCCCGAGAAGATCGCGGAGCGCATCACCGACATGCGCCGGCGGCGCGAGGGGTTCGGGCTGCCGCCGATGACCTACGGCGTGGCGGGGTACAGCATCGTCCGCAACACCGACGCCGAAGCGAAGGCCGAACTGGCCCGCATCACGGACGTGAAGCAGAGTGCCGCCGGTTACCACAACTACCAGCAGTGGCTCGCGGGCACGCAACTGGAGCAGCGGGTGTCGCTGGAAGACTACTCCGTCTCGAACCGCGGGTTGCGAAGTGGGCTGATCGGCACGCCGCAGCAGGTGCTCGACCGCGTGAAGGCGTTCGAGGCCGTCGGGGTGAACCTACTACTGTTGCAGTGCAGCCCGCAATTGGAGGAGATGGAACGCTTCGGTGAAGAGGTGATTCGGAAAAGTCGCTGA